In Zingiber officinale cultivar Zhangliang chromosome 6A, Zo_v1.1, whole genome shotgun sequence, a single genomic region encodes these proteins:
- the LOC121994193 gene encoding myb-related protein 308-like has translation MRNPCCDKQAPNRGAWSKEEDEKLINYIAIHGEVSWRSLPKAAGLLRCGKSCRLRWINYLRPDVKRGNFQEDEEDLIIKLHALLGNRWSLIAGRLPGRTDNEVKNYWNSHLRKKLRGVGIDPNFHRVTSPGLLQRRTWLKGSTDGDDTECSTADVVAMNSEKAHQCSNYGVPDLNLDLTIAMACDQKRPGSEPLISNTQQLDEEYSGSAKPTLLLFR, from the exons ATGAGGAATCCCTGTTGCGATAAGCAAGCACCCAACAGGGGAGCCTGGTCCAAGGAGGAGGACGAGAAGCTCATTAACTACATCGCCATCCATGGCGAAGTCTCCTGGCGTTCGCTCCCCAAGGCCGCAG GACTACTTCGATGCGGCAAGAGTTGCAGACTTCGGTGGATCAACTACCTTCGGCCCGACGTCAAGCGGGGGAACTTCCAGGAGGACGAAGAAGACCTCATCATCAAGCTCCATGCATTACTTGGAAACCG GTGGTCGTTGATAGCTGGGAGGTTGCCGGGGAGGACGGACAACGAGGTGAAGAACTACTGGAACTCGCATCTAAGGAAGAAACTGAGAGGAGTGGGCATCGACCCTAACTTCCACCGCGTGACGTCGCCGGGGCTGTTGCAGCGCCGGACGTGGCTGAAAGGCTCAACCGACGGCGACGACACGGAGTGTAGCACGGCCGATGTGGTGGCGATGAATTCTGAGAAAGCTCATCAGTGTAGTAATTATGGCGTGCCTGATCTCAACCTTGACCTGACCATCGCCATGGCTTGTGATCAGAAGAGACCAGGATCTGAACCATTGATCAGTAATACTCAACAGCTCGATGAAGAGTACTCTGGTTCTGCGAAGCCCACGCTGCTTCTATTCCGATGA